The nucleotide window ggagacattatctatacggcgaaacttgtgagatttataccaaccataaaagtctgaagtatatctttcagcagAGAGATCTAAATCTTCGGCAGCGTCGTTGAATGGAATTACTCAAAGACTATGATtgttctattttgtatcatcctggaaaagcaatgtggtggccgatgcattgagtagaaaatCTATGGGGAGTTTGACACATATAGCCCCTGGAAAGAGACTATAGACCAGAGATATTCAGAGACTAGAAGATACAGGTATCAGATTTAGTATCGGAAATTCAGAAGCATTGTTGGCTTGTGCTCAGGCTAAGTCTTCATTAGTTGAGCGCATTAAGGCCACCCAATATAAGGATGAACGATTATGCAAATATAGAGATGTGGCATTAGCTGGTAAAAGCAAGGATATGATTGTTGAAAGTGATGGTGTTCTTCGAATGGGTGACAGGCTATGTGTAGCAGACGTAGATGGGTTGAGACATGCTATTCTTAAAGAAGCTCACAACACTAAATACACTATACatcctggatccactaaaatgtACCATGACCTGAAGCAATTTTATTGGTGGGAAggtatgaagaaagatgttgctaacTTTGTTTCTAGTTGTTTAACTTGTCAGCAGGGCAAGGCTGAGCATCAACAACCCGCAGGACTACTACAACaaattgagattccagagtggaaatgagaaagaattactatggattttgtcacCGGGCTACCACGAACTCTTAGAGGTTATGACTCggtatgggtgattgtagatcgactgatgaaatcaacacactttttgccggtAAAGACTACATATGGTGGAGTCAAGTATGCACAGATATTTATGAACGAAATTGTCCGACTTCACGAagttccagtatccatcatctctgatagagGGTCACAGTTCACTTCAcgcttttggaaatcttttcaagaagcattgggtacacgagtagatcttagtactgcatttcatccacagacaaacGGGCAGTCTGAatgtactattcagatcttggaggatatgttgagagcttgcattcttgagtttggaggtagttgggaCACTTATCTACCATtagctgaatttgcttacaacaataacttccagtccagtattcaaatggcaccgtacgaAGCATTATATGATAgaagatgtcgttctcctatcagatggtttgaagctggtgagactaacttattgggacccgacctagtacaagaagttatggacAAGGTCCAGTTGATCAGACAGAGATTACTTGCAGCTCAAAGTAGACAAAAGTCTTATGCTGATAAGAGAAGAAGAGGTTTAGTGTTCACAATTGGGGACAAAGTATTCCTACGAGTCTCCCCTATGAAAGGTAtgatgcggtttgggaaaagaggcaagttgagccctaggtttaTAGGACCGTATGAGATATTAGACCGAGTGGGAGCGGTGGCTTATCGTTTGGCACTTCCTCCTGAGTTGTCCTttattcatccagtgtttcacgtTTCAATGCTAAGAAAATGTATATCAGACTCATCTCAGGTGATTGAAGCACCGACTATACCACTCGATGAGAAGttgtcttacgaggaggagccaatggctattgTTGATAGACAAATAAGAAAACTGCGGTCAAGAGAAATCGTGTTCGTGAAAGCCTTATGGAGAAATCATACagttgaagaagctacttgggaaataGAAGACACTATGCGAGTCAAGTACCCCCATTTGTTTCAGTCTACAACTACGTACTTGAGTTAAATTCGGGGATCAAATTTCATAAGGTGGAGAGGATGTAATACCCTATATCTTTAAATAAGggtgtaataataataataataataagaaaataactataaaaaaaggcaaaacaaaacaaatccaaaaaaaagggaaaagaaatagGGGTTTACAACAAAGGGCCAAGCCCATATGTAACCAAAAGCACATAAAGAGCAACGAAAGAGAGAAAGGGGGGAAATAAGTCTGCTTCAGAAAAACGAATACGGTCTGCTTCAGAAAAATGCAGAAAAGGAGTTTCAAaaggaagagaagaagaagaaaaaaaaggctgGAACCAAATCTTGAGAAATCTTAAATACGCATTGGTCTTTACGGGTAACACTCGAATTTCTCATCTGGGTTCTTTTCTTCTAGTAATTCTTTTTATCTCAGTTCATATATTTGAAGGGTTTTACAAGGTATACAAAATTAAATACCAATAAGAATTATTCTAGGCAAAATAAGAGTCAAACATGAAACCTCGAGGGTTGGGTATTCTAAAATAGCTATGAATTAGcctaaataagaaaattaacatgagatcgatattatgtaattatagattgattggaggcATTTGTACGAGTTACTTGAGGTGAAGCAGTTGGTATTTCGGCCTGAGTATtatgagtagtaatcttaccgcaatttgtgttttcataacttgcatgatttacacatgatttttaatatgaatgttaccgattattttaagttgcatgtgggacaagtcttttattcgatatgataccgaaatagttatttgagatgaaTATCGTGGTATTAAATATTTTCGTTGTCACTATCTGTTTTACTGTTACTTGAATATACTGTTAtcgaaaagaaattatatgatttgataagaaccgaaatgccctatattgttttaaagtattttctacgagtatatacggattacagagacaagtataaatgagagtagacattgaaggatcccgtagctaacggtgggttcgttagacctggtgcaccttgtaattacagattaccgttatagccctcgctagtgggaaggtagaactagcatactgTTACCGacttccctcgagtagggactaccgttatatttgacttcttgcgaagaagtccacagttataccgattacatgatccgttcattgaaacctcccaatgtgaatattgatattatacagtggttaccGAACTTATTACTGAACTGTTAGTggtattatactacaagaaaagcatgatgagactgaaattttttattgtttctgaaagggcattttgatgttatctgtttgaaatactagcatgttttctgacttgtccccaaataaaaatggttgtggttaagtattattactcactgagctagcgactcattccccgctaatttttttttacagagacagcagtTGACGCAGGCGAGGATTTCGTTAAGTAGAGCGCACAGGTTGAGAattcttggtgagcctcgcacttgttcgcatGAGCGAATATTTTTTCAATTGTTATggtctttttttttgaattcttagagTTGTTCCCtagtcattcttttagtgtcatgagtattatTTTGCTATTAGTCTTATGTTGAGTATCGTTCTTTATTATCAAAGtcggagataaattagtatttctggTTGTTAGTGGGTTGACTAGTAATAGTGAAGACTATTTTGGTTAATTAATAAGTTGTCGATTGTTTGAATTGCTATTAGGGTGTTTGGTTACTGATATGAGACAGGACATTTTTTTTGGGATGGTCCAAAAATAGGGGAAACTCTATCCGATTTTTTGTAAAATTACcaatgaggcttacttgggagcacttgctGCTAAGCGCCGGTCacaatcctaaattgggtcgtgacattttgtcACACAATACTCCAAATGCTAccttccacttcatccatcctaccccgatACGGTGTgtaacatcctcgtcgatctcccttcccccctggataaccgacccaaggtacttaaagctgtctctactcgggatgacctgtgattcaagcctcacatccacgcccacttccctctGCTCAACGCTAAACTttcactccaggtattccgtctttgtcctgctaagcttgaaacccttagattcaagagcttgtctccaaacctccagtctctcgttaacaccggttcgcgactcatcaatcagaactatgtcatcggcgaagagcatgcaccatggcacatccccttgaatgtgatgtgttaacgcgtccatcaccagggcgaataggaacggactgagcgcagaaccttggtatAACGCCATAACAACCGGAAAAtcctcagagtcgcctcctactgtcctaacccgagtctttaccccatcatacatgttcttaatcgccataatgtagggaaccgacacaccttttgccttcaagcttctccaaagaacttctctaggaaccttgtcatacactttttctaggtcaataaacaccatgttcAGATCtttcttcttatctctgtactgttcaaccaacctcctaacaaggtgtatagcttctgtagtagaACGACCCAGCATGAAACCAAATTGGTTGTCGGAGACGGACACCGTCATCCTCAACCttgcttcaaccaccctctcccatacttttatagtatgactcagtaatttgatacccctataattgttacaactctggatatcacctttgttcttatacaatgagaccatcgtactccacctccacttaTCTTgcatcctcttcgccttaaaaataacattcaacaacctagtcaaccactccaaacctgttttccccacacacttccaaaattctacCGGAATCTCGTCAGGCCCGGTCGttttgcccctactcatcttactcatagctcccacgacctcctcaaccttgatGTGCCTGCAGTACCCAGAGTCAttgtgactctcggaatgctacAATTCACCgagcacaatatcccgatcccctacTTCATTAAGAAGCTTCCAACAACACTCTACCATcgtcgtccttgatgcatctcactcgGTCTAAATCCCGAGCTTTCCCCTCTCTTAGCTTGGCCAGCCTAAATAACTTATTCTCCCCTCCTTTTCCCCTAGTTCCTCATACATACGACtataagccgcagtcttagcctccgtgaccgccaACTTCGCTTCCTttctagctaccttatacctctccatgcacgCTCGCCTCTCCCCCTCACCTATGCTCTGGTACGCCTGCTttttcgcttccactttaccttgtaccccttcattccaccaccagtctcctttgtgcctgCCGGAGACGCCCGTCAAaaccctaacacctctctcgcagcctcTCTTATACAGTTTGATGTAGTTGACCACATAGAGTTCGCGtcaccactgctcctccaagctcTCATAACCGACAACCGCCCTTCCAACTCTTGAGCTTTgtccttagttaaggctccccacctgattctcggtcttcctcgaGCAGACATTTTCCTCCTCTTCACCATAATACcaatgtccatcaccaagagcctatgtcgCGTCACGAGTATCTCACCtggaatcaccttgcaatccttgcacaagCATCTGTCGCGCCTCctaaggaggagatagtcaatctgaatcttcgccaccgcattttgaaaagtaaccaaatgctcctccctcTTCGGAAAGCAAGAGTTAGCCAccaccaacccaaaagccttagaAATGTCCAGTAACGTGGTTCCTCCTCGGTTCCTCTCCCCAAAACTGAAGCCTCCACGCACTTCGTCATACACACCTGCGGTCGACCCAATATGGctattgaaatcccctcctatgaataacttCTCAGTAGGTGGTACCTGACGTATAATCTCATCCAACCCATCCCAAAAGCGccgtttaacctcctcatctaggcccaTATGTGGCGCATAGGCACTAACGACGTTTATGGTGCACTGACCAACCACCGacttaataatcatcaatctatcattcactcgtctaacctcaacaacaaactctctaagttccctatccaccaatATACCCACTCTATTCTTACCCTTCTGGGTTCCAAAGTTCCAAAGTTTATACCCATCTGCATCCCTCACACTCGACCCTGCCCACCTTGTCttctggacacacgctatattgaccctcctcttctTGAGGATCTTCGCCAGCTCTATAGATTTACCTGTCAATGAACCTAcgttccatgacccaattctcaaccgatggacacccttgttccctttacctcccTTGCATCCCAACCCACCTCCTAGCCCCCGCCCTACCTCCCGACCCACCCCCCGCACGCCCCGAGGACAtgaactcactcgaccatcccagACTACAGCCACTATAACTCCGGCGGACTAGGGGGAATCACTAACAGACACCACAGAACAAACTAGAATAAGACAAAATGTCACTGCAAGCGCCCTAATACG belongs to Nicotiana tabacum cultivar K326 chromosome 6, ASM71507v2, whole genome shotgun sequence and includes:
- the LOC142182030 gene encoding uncharacterized protein LOC142182030 encodes the protein MDKVQLIRQRLLAAQSRQKSYADKRRRGLVFTIGDKVFLRVSPMKGMMRFGKRGKLSPRFIGPYEILDRVGAVAYRLALPPELSFIHPVFHVSMLRKCISDSSQVIEAPTIPLDEKLSYEEEPMAIVDRQIRKLRSREIVFVKALWRNHTVEEATWEIEDTMRVKYPHLFQSTTTYLS